Below is a genomic region from Candidatus Lernaella stagnicola.
CCTGCACCGTCGGGAAACAGGGGACCTGGAGGCGCGCGCGGCAAACCGTGCGATAGGGCAGTGCCTCGCCTTGTGCGACGTTGTGGTAGATCACCGCGAAGGGCAGGAAAGTCACGATGGTGTAATCGAGGTAGCTGGGGCCTTCGGCCTGCCCGCCGCCGGGCGGCATTTGGAACTCGAACAGCACCCACGGCACCGTGCTGAGACCCAAATTGACATACTTGGCCGATTCGGGGACGTCGTTGAATGTCATACCGGTTACGGCTAAGCCCGAGGTCAATTTAATTACGTGGTTGTTCGGCGTGAACATGGCGATCGGGATCGTGACGTACATGTCGTACAGAATTGCCACGTAATCCAGAATCGCGTTGCGCATGCGGTCGGCGTCTTCGGCGTCGATCAAATCGAAGCCCACCAGCAAATCGTAGGCGAGGCAATGGTGGATCAACGCCGTACTACCGTGGATCGTGCCCTGGTCCCATTCACCCAGCGACCACATCCAGATGTCGAAATACAGTGACGCGGTGATCTCCACCGCCTTGGCTGCGGCGGCTGCATCGTCATTTACCAGCGCCGAAAGAGCGGCGGCCGAAGCGGTATAGCCGTTGGTTTCGTCGTAAGAAAAATCGTAGGCGTCGGGATCTTGGATGATGGGGTCGCGGCGCGCATATCCCGCAACGCGCGAAAACAGGCGGGTCGCCTCGGGATCGCCCGCCAGAACACGATCTTTGACTGCCAGCCAACCGGCTTGATCGGTCACGAGACGCGGGTGGCCGGACCACTTCGGGTGCCAAGCCGAAGCGTCGCCCGGATCCAGTGGATCGGTGCCCTCGCGCAGTTCGCGGAAATCCGTGATGCCGTCGCGGTCGCTATCCGGAGCGATGACGATGGGGTGCTGTGTCTGGGAAGCGGTCGCGGCGTGAAGCGACCAGTCCGTCGCGGCGCCCTGGTCCGGCGGCACGTCGCAGGCGTTAAGCGCGAGCGCGAGGAGCGCCAGCCAGATCATGTGCCGCCAAATCATCTTCATGTTTCCCCCAAGGAACACGGAAGTATAAACTGGCTTTCCGCAAGTTTCCAGCATCGCTGCTGCGGTATCCGTAACCTTCAAAAATTGGGGGCGCTGGACAGCGTTGCCAAATCGTGGCAAAGGAAGCGCACTCGACGGACGGGAGGCGGTTTGAGGCGAAGCATCGACTGGCGCGTGCACGCGGCCTTGTTGTGGGTGCAGATCACGTTCGGCGGTTTCCACGTATTCGGGAAGTATGTGCTCGAGCACGTTCCGCCGCTTGCCGTGGCGGGGATCCGAATTCTGGGCGCCACGCCGCTGCTTTTCCTGCTCGCGTGGGTTGTCGAGCGCCGTTTGCCGCGGTGGCGCGATTTACCCTGGTTGGCCGCGCTGGGTTTTCTCGGCGTGTTCGCCAACCAAATCCTGTTCATGATCGGCCTCAAGCTTACAACGGCGACCAACGCGGCGATTATGATGCCATCGATTCCCGTGTTTACCGTGGCGATCGCAGCGGCATTCGGGATTGAGCGCATCGGCTGGCGGCGGGCGATGGGCGTGGGATTGGCCGTTGCGGGTGCGTTGGTGGTGCTGAACCCATTCGGGTTTTCGTTAGCTCCGGAGCGGTTCTACGGCAACCTGCTGATTTTACTTAACTGCTTGAGCTACTCGGGCTATCTCGTGCTACAGCGACCGGTTCTGAAGCGGCTGCCGCCCCTGACAACCGTGGCCTGGGCGTTTCTTTTCGGCGGCACGGGCATCCTGCTGGTTTCGTGGCCGACGGTGGTCGCCGTCGACTACGGCGTGCTGCCGAAACTGGTGTTCGTCGGTCTCGGCTATTCGGTTTTGATCCAGACGACCATCAACTATGCGCTGCAGATGTGGGCCATGGATCGCTCGATGCCCTCGCTCGTTTCGGCTTATAAAACCCTGCAACCGATTTCGGCCGCCCTATTGGCCGCGGTGTTTCTCGGGGAGATCATCGGTTGGGTT
It encodes:
- a CDS encoding DMT family transporter, whose translation is MRRSIDWRVHAALLWVQITFGGFHVFGKYVLEHVPPLAVAGIRILGATPLLFLLAWVVERRLPRWRDLPWLAALGFLGVFANQILFMIGLKLTTATNAAIMMPSIPVFTVAIAAAFGIERIGWRRAMGVGLAVAGALVVLNPFGFSLAPERFYGNLLILLNCLSYSGYLVLQRPVLKRLPPLTTVAWAFLFGGTGILLVSWPTVVAVDYGVLPKLVFVGLGYSVLIQTTINYALQMWAMDRSMPSLVSAYKTLQPISAALLAAVFLGEIIGWVEAAGFATIIGGLFLVTRVSNNRKGALPS